A segment of the Bradyrhizobium sp. CCBAU 53340 genome:
AGAACGCGGATATGACTGAGCGGACCGCTGCGCGCGGCGGAGGGAGCGTCATCAGCCATCGAAGGCCTCCGTGGCTTGCGCGGATGGGCGTGCGGCAAAGCTTTCGTGCCATTTGGCGAGATGGGGACGGCCGGTTCGCCAGTTGAGCTCGGCGAAACGGAAGTCGGCGTAGGACAGCGCACAGCCAAGCGCGATCTCGCCGATGCCGAAGCTCGGCGTCGGCGCATCCACCGCCTGTTGTTCGAACCTGTCGAAGGTCGCGTTCACCTTGGTCGCGAACGCCTTGATCCAGGCCTCGGTCTGTCGCTCTTCTGGTTTGGCGAGTTCGTTTCGCCACAGGATCAACAGGTCAAGCAGGCCGTCCGCGAGCGCCTGCCGACTCAGAGCCCGCCACCGCCCCGGCCCCTCGAGCGGAAGCAGCACGCCCGGTCCTGCCAGACTATCGAGGTATTCGACGATCGTCCGCGAATCCTGCAGGACATCTCCGTTGTCGAGCACCAGGGTCGGGATCTTGCTCAGGGGATTGTCCGCCATGATGATGGGATTCGGCGTCGGCAAGGCCGCGACGCTGCGCACGCAGGCGATGCGGTCTGCGAGCCCCAGCTCATGTGCTGCAACCATCACCTTGCGGACGTACGGGGAGCGAGGGGACCAATGCAGCTTCACGGCCGGCCTCGCCGGAAGAGGACATGAGACACTGGGCGTTTCCCGTCTTGCAGCGTTATGATGCTTCTCGCCTTAGAGCGAAAAAGGTCATATGTCTAGCCTATTGATTATAGAAAGCCCGCAGTCCAGCCATGCCTAGCCGCACCCTGTCCCCGGCCAAGCCGGATCTCTCGCGCAGCAACGTTGCCCGGTATGTCCAGTTGGCAACGCTTTTTCGCCGGCATATCGAGTCCGGCCATTGGCCGGCGGGTGAGCAGATCCCCACCGTTGACGAACTAGCTGCGCAATACGGCGTCGCGCGCGCCACCATTCGCCAGGCGCTCGGC
Coding sequences within it:
- a CDS encoding glutathione S-transferase family protein, yielding MKLHWSPRSPYVRKVMVAAHELGLADRIACVRSVAALPTPNPIIMADNPLSKIPTLVLDNGDVLQDSRTIVEYLDSLAGPGVLLPLEGPGRWRALSRQALADGLLDLLILWRNELAKPEERQTEAWIKAFATKVNATFDRFEQQAVDAPTPSFGIGEIALGCALSYADFRFAELNWRTGRPHLAKWHESFAARPSAQATEAFDG